The following are from one region of the Trichoderma breve strain T069 chromosome 5, whole genome shotgun sequence genome:
- a CDS encoding fungal hydrophobin domain-containing protein translates to MQFLAVAALLFTAAFAAPSTEAPAGLARRNEAWCPRGLYSVPQCCDADVIGVADLDCVVPPFAPSRCKSFYGACASIGRQPKCCVLPVAGVAVLCTDALPPAF, encoded by the exons ATGCAGTTCCTCGCCGTTgccgctcttctcttcaccgCAGCTTTCGCTGCTCCCTCCACTGAGGCCCCCGCGGGACTCGCCCGTCGTAACGAAGCCTGGTGCCCCAGGGGACTATACTCTGTTCCCCAGTGCTGTGATGCCGATGTTATTGGTGTCGCTGATCTCGATTGCGTTGTTC CCCCTTTCGCGCCCAGCAGATGCAAGTCGTTCTACGGCGCCTGTGCTTCCATCGGCCGTCAGCCCAAGTGCTGCGTCCTCCCCGTC GCCGGCGTGGCTGTTCTCTGCACCGATGCTCTCCCTCCCGCTTTCTAA